From Onychostoma macrolepis isolate SWU-2019 chromosome 05, ASM1243209v1, whole genome shotgun sequence, one genomic window encodes:
- the cdca5 gene encoding sororin, translating into MSNKTTRLPSRKSSDEIRKSNGKSPPRRRSCRLSANDENLAKVVAPPVAVKRSITVRKIAPRKTQALCDSNKENVERLSEVPTKLSRILTSSPAVATVPKTAVLSPILPPSSPSSQPKESEQDPVWSQKARRSYSRLSMGDKSFESPKSHPAPSTSVNNRETLFGFERLQTPEVMRKTEGSRVAPLGSMSISLGSFSISAADDSTSNPPEIDPNIPGVSLGKKTTRRKRVQQIKMSELDILAAQMNAEFEEAESFELVVE; encoded by the exons ATGAGCAACAAAACCACACGATTACCGTCGAGGAAAAGCAGCGATGAAATCAGAA AGTCAAATGGAAAGAGTCCACCACGAAGGAGGTCCTGCAGGTTGTCTGCAAATGATGAAAATCTGGCCAAAGTTGTG GCTCCACCTGTGGCTGTGAAACGGTCAATCACTGTTAGGAAAATTGCACCCAGGAAAACTCAG GCCCTGTGTGACAGTAACAAGGAGAATGTGGAAAGATTATCTGAAGTGCCCACAAAGCTGTCCAGAATCTTGACATCGTCCCCAGCTGTAGCAACAGTGCCCAAGACAGCTGTCCTCTCGCCCATCCTGCCTCCTTCATCTCCATCTTCTCAGCCCAAAGAATCGGAGCAGGACCCCGTTTGGTCCCAAAAAGCGCGGCGCTCTTACAGTCGCTTGAGTATGGGGGACAAGTCCTTTGAAAGCCCCAAATCCCATCCTGCACCTTCCACTTCTGTCAACAACCGAGAGACCCTGTTTGGTTTTGAGAGGCTTCAGACACCAGAGGTGATGCGTAAAACTGAGGGATCTAGAGTAGCTCCTCTGGGCTCTATGTCTATCTCACTGGGTTCTTTCAGCATCTCCGCTGCTGATGACAGCACGTCAAACCCACCAGAAATTGATCCAAACATCCCGGGTGTGTCTCTGGGGAAGAAGACAACCAGGCGGAAGCGCGTACAACAGATAAAG